The following coding sequences are from one Triticum dicoccoides isolate Atlit2015 ecotype Zavitan chromosome 4A, WEW_v2.0, whole genome shotgun sequence window:
- the LOC119287352 gene encoding uncharacterized protein LOC119287352 isoform X1: protein MDGAIGWLAGSILDTLSAAQLQAWIRRAGLAHDIQMLEAEVEMVDIGYAAVGVRAGDRPLLARSLARLQDLLHQADDLVDELDFHRLLHTFTSPPATASSPGKVVGCNDTPIQSTLADLFIHSPCTDSSSDDALGDQEDVFGGVQLHEKYRGDMDMVTSQVANKRQSFSIWEHYELVDQDGNDCRVKCVRCGSELMVRHGLSPSHLRRHVRSASCENKSEATQFLNRTHSARREQEDIFGAVLVNKKSRGDIYAQSRQGGKTRSPVWEHFVISEADENSRPVKAKCVHCGSELNCGPKHGTSGLKRHIDSAACTKKKHAADKPLNTSSSADSIENVETVVIPGSHSRKRSRMDAESTCGTKPKTHLWNKAESLHRIQEITRLLQDISGVLSKVLKLYGSDFVASSNHYRSTISDQHLQTSSVIARKVYGRVTEKDYIIKFMTQDKPDGSFVLPIVGSAGVGKTALAQLVYNDPIVAEHFDQRIWVSVSNNFDELRLSREILDFVSQKQTHEGICSFAKLQEVLKMHITSKRVLLIFDDVWDDSNFRRWSQLLAPLQCGTKGAVILLTTQKLSVAQTVGTVEPIKLRSLAYDDFWLLFKSCAFGDEKYERNQNLSIIGLQIVEKLKGNPLAAATVGELLRRSLTIDHWNNILKNEDWKSLQLSGGIMSALKLSYDQLPYNLQQCFLCCALFPEKYQFLDEELARIWISQGFVKCDNSSKTLEEKGLDYLADLVNLGFFQQVEREETDQTCYIMHDLMHDLARVVSRTEFATIDGLQYCEILPTIRHLSIVSDSGYNADQHGDKPRNKKFEKKMLAGCTSLRKLRTLVFIGQYDMFFKSFQDIFREAHNLRLLQISAASDGLNPLLCSSVNLKHLRYLDIKAADGLGALPQILSKFCHLQVLHVGSYTNPTMPVSIDHVFRLRHLVIEEGAYSSIANIGNLTSLQELPNFVVQNSSGFEITQLQSMKELVRLGVSQLENVKTREEAYGAGLREKQHLKVLHLSWGVASSDGEYGRDMNSVTDWLSEDVIEGLKPQNNLKHLRISGYNGHLSPIWLASVTSLQTLHIEGCGKLEMLTSIEQLPFLRKLKLMKLPSMTEMSIPSLVELVLIQMPKLERFSCISTRDLSSDLRVLKIKKCPAVKIFPLFESSLKFKIEQKSWLPSLRELVIHGCPNLLVPHAIPLSPTISKLSVVDVPTLPRIEGSSGDTLTVGSRSEGYDNFDPSSDVMTTLDCKILAFHNLRGLRYLRIDGCQNLVSIAFTGLGELISLRSLEICSCRKLFSLNVIPEHTRSDETAASCKPLPSLVTLRIKCCGIAGKWLSSMLGYVPALVELFLEDCPGITQLTIEGEEEENIQPYGTSVPVDSSSGGPDDTLLTSSAQDGLLCLPLNLMSSLKKISIRECPHLVFHRNNKDLSGFTCLEKLTIWGCPGLLSSLVDKDGNDDQRNGRWLLPKSLVELEIRGDSPEMLQPCFAGNVTNLKNIEVWFSPSLRSLQLHTCTSLEELIIGNCGSLAAPESLQFLGSLKYLKVFRSPGVLPCLENLSKQGYALFPGLKRLVTDGPSVFTMSVCKQLNSLQRLELENWEFVTRLTEGQERGLQLLTSLEELEFRGCSSDLKYLPAGLHSLPSLKRLKVNGCLGISRLPEKGLPSSLQELDISNCSKVFNDHCKSLATGKLKVKIVGNTQTA from the exons ATGGACGGCGCGATTGGGTGGCTGGCGGGCAGCATCCTGGACACCCTCTCCGCCGCGCAGCTGCAGGCGTGGATCCGCCGGGCGGGGCTCGCCCATGACATCCAGATGCTCGAGGCGGAGGTCGAGATGGTGGACATCGGATACGCCGCCGTGGGCGTGAGGGCCGGGGACAGGCCGCTGCTGGCCCGCTCCCTCGCCCGCCTCCAGGATCTGCTCCACCAAGCCGACGACCTCGTCGACGAGCTGGACTTCCATCGCCTCCTCCACACTTTCACCTCGCCGCCTGCTACGGCTTCTTCTCCAG GGAAAGTAGTCGGGTGCAATGACACGCCCATACAATCTACGCTCGCCGACCTCTTCATCCACTCCCCTTGTACAGATTCATCCTCAG ATGATGCTTTGGGCGATCAGGAAGACGTATTTGGGGGTGTGCAACTCCATGAAAAATACAGGGGAGATATGGATATGGTGACTAGCCAGGTTGCCAATAAGAGGCAGTCGTTTTCGATATGGGAGCATTACGAGCTCGTGGACCAAGATGGAAACGATTGTCGGGTCAAATGTGTTCGCTGCGGCTCGGAGCTGATGGTTAGGCACGGATTGAGCCCATCGCATTTGAGGCGCCATGTCAGGAGTGCATCTTGTGAGAACAAAAGCGAAGCAACTCAATTTTTGAACCGCACACATAGTGCTCGGAGAGAGCAGGAAGACATATTTGGGGCAGTGCTAGTCAATAAGAAATCAAGGGGAGATATATATGCACAGAGTAGGCAGGGTGGCAAGACACGGTCACCGGTATGGGAGCACTTTGTCATCTCGGAAGCTGATGAGAACAGCAGGCCTGTGAAAGCCAAGTGTGTTCACTGTGGCTCGGAGCTCAACTGTGGACCCAAACATGGGACATCAGGTTTGAAACGCCATATTGATAGTGCAGCTTGTACCAAGAAAAAACATGCAGCCGACAAGCCGCTaaacacttcaag CAGCGCTGACAGTATAGAAAATGTTGAAACTGTTGTGATTCCTGGTTCACACAGCAGAAAAAGGAGTAGAATGGATGCGGAGTCAACATGCGGGACCAAGCCTAAAACACACCTTTGGAACAAGGCTGAATCTTTGCATAGGATACAAGAAATAACTCGCCTGTTACAAGACATATCAGGGGTTCTGAGTAAGGTTCTCAAGTTATATGGATCAGATTTTGTTGCAAGCTCAAATCACTATCGAAGTACAATATCAGATCAACACCTACAAACATCAAGTGTTATTGCAAGGAAAGTCTATGGAAGAGTTACAGAGAAGGACTACATCATAAAGTTCATGACACAAGACAAACCCGATGGTTCATTTGTTCTTCCTATTGTAGGCAGTGCAGGAGTTGGGAAGACTGCTCTTGCTCAGCTTGTATACAATGACCCAATCGTGGCAGAGCACTTTGACCAAAGGATATGGGTTTCGGTGTCTAACAACTTCGATGAACTAAGACTCTCTAGAGAGATCTTAGATTTTGTCTCTCAGAAGCAAACACATGAAGGAATATGCAGCTTTGCCAAGCTTCAGGAGGTCTTGAAGATGCATATCACATCAAAGAGGGTTCTGCTTATTTTTGATGATGTTTGGGATGACTCTAACTTCCGCAGATGGAGCCAACTATTGGCTCCTTTGCAGTGTGGCACAAAGGGTGCTGTGATTCTTTTGACAACTCAAAAATTGTCTGTTGCACAAACTGTTGGTACAGTTGAACCAATTAAGTTACGTAGTTTAGCATATGACGATTTTTGGTTATTATTTAAATCATGTGCATTTGGTGATGAGAAGTATGAAAGGAATCAAAATCTTAGCATCATTGGATTGCAAATAGTAGAGAAGTTAAAGGGAAACCCATTAGCAGCAGCAACAGTAGGGGAACTATTACGAAGGAGCCTTACTATTGATCATTGGAATAACATTCTGAAGAATGAAGATTGGAAATCTCTGCAACTCAGTGGAGGTATAATGTCTGCTCTGAAGCTTAGCTATGATCAGCTCCCCTACAATTTACAACAATGCTTCTTATGTTGTGCTTTATTCCCCGAGAAATATCAGTTCCTcgatgaggagctggcccgaatttgGATTTCCCAGGGATTTGTGAAGTGTGATAATTCAAGTAAGACACTTGAGGAGAAAGGATTGGACTATCTGGCTGATCTTGTGAACTTGGGCTTCTTTCAGCAAGTCGAAAGAGAAGAGACCGATCAAACTTGCTACATTATGCATGATCTTATGCATGATCTTGCTAGGGTAGTCTCAAGAACTGAGTTTGCAACTATAGATGGCCTGCAGTACTGTGAGATCCTGCCAACTATACGCCATTTATCAATAGTAAGTGATTCTGGATACAACGCAGATCAGCATGGAGACAAACCTCGCAATAAGAAGTTTGAGAAGAAAATGCTTGCTGGATGTACATCGCTGAGGAAATTGAGGACATTGGTATTCATTGGGCAGTATGACATGTTCTTCAAATCCTTTCAGGATATATTCCGGGAGGCACATAATTTGCGCCTGCTACAAATTTCTGCAGCATCTGATGGTTTAAATCCTTTACTGTGCAGTTCTGTGAATTTGAAACATCTTCGCTACTTAGACATCAAAGCTGCTGATGGGCTTGGTGCTTTGCCTCAAATTTTGAGCAAGTTTTGCCATCTTCAAGTATTACATGTTGGCTCATACACCAATCCTACTATGCCTGTCAGCATTGACCATGTTTTTAGGTTGCGGCATCTTGTTATAGAAGAGGGGGCATACTCTTCCATTGCTAACATTGGTAACCTGACATCTCTTCAGGAGCTACCCAATTTTGTGGTTCAGAATTCAAGCGGCTTTGAGATAACACAACTCCAGTCCATGAAAGAGCTTGTACGACTTGGGGTGTCTCAACTTGAAAATGTTAAAACTCGGGAGGAGGCTTATGGGGCAGGATTAAGAGAGAAGCAACACTTGAAAGTGTTGCACTTGTCCTGGGGAGTTGCCTCGTCAGATGGTGAATATGGTAGGGACATGAACTCTGTTACAGATTGGTTGTCGGAGGATGTTATCGAGGGCCTTAAACCACAGAATAACCTAAAGCATCTGCGGATATCTGGGTACAATGGGCATCTCTCCCCAATTTGGCTTGCCTCGGTTACCTCTTTGCAAACGCTTCATATAGAGGGTTGTGGAAAATTGGAAATGCTTACATCTATTGAACAGCttccttttcttagaaagctgaagTTGATGAAACTGCCAAGTATGACAGAAATGTCAATTCCTTCATTGGTGGAACTGGTATTAATTCAAATGCCGAAGTTGGAGCGGTTTTCCTGCATTTCCACTAGGGACTTGAGCTCTGATTTAAGGGTTCTGAAGATTAAGAAGTGTCCTGCAGTGAAGATCTTTCCTCTATTTGAGagctcgctgaaatttaaaatcgaGCAGAAGTCATGGTTGCCCAGTCTGAGGGAACTCGTTATCCATGGATGTCCTAATTTACTTGTGCCACATGCCATtcctctatcacctacaatttccaaACTATCAGTCGTTGACGTTCCAACACTCCCAAGGATAGAGGGATCTTCTGGTGACACATTAACAGTTGGATCCAGAAGTGAGGGCTATGATAATTTTGATCCTTCTTCTGATGTGATGACTACACTGGATTGCAAAATTTTGGCATTCCACAACCTGAGGGGCCTCAGATACTTGCGTATAGATGGTTGCCAAAATCTAGTGTCTATTGCATTCACAGGATTAGGGGAACTTATTTCTTTAAGGAGTTTGGAAATATGTAGCTGTCGAAAACTTTTCTCGTTAAATGTTATACCAGAGCATACCCGTTCAGATGAGACAGCTGCAAGTTGCAAGCCCCTCCCATCTCTCGTCACTCTCAGAATTAAGTGTTGTGGAATAGCAGGAAAGTGGCTATCTTCGATGCTGGGATATGTGCCGGCCCTGGTGGAATTATTTTTAGAGGACTGCCCTGGGATAACACAGTTAACgatagaaggagaagaagaagaaaacattcAACCTTATGGTACCTCAGTTCCAGTGGATTCATCATCAGGAGGTCCAGATGACACATTGCTGACAAGCTCAGCCCAAGATGGACTCTTGTGCCTTCCACTAAATCTCATGTCCTCTCTCAAGAAGATATCGATTCGGGAGTGCCCCCATCTAGTATTTCACAGGAATAACAAAGACTTGTCTGGATTTACCTGCCTTGAGAAGCTAAcaatttggggatgccccgggctgCTCTCATCTTTGGTGGATAAAGATGGAAATGATGATCAGAGGAACGGAAGATGGCTCCTACCGAAATCACTTGTAGAACTCGAGATCCGTGGTGATTCACCGGAAATGCTGCAGCCCTGTTTTGCAGGGAATGTAACCAACCTCAAAAATATAGAAGTGTGGTTCAGCCCAAGTCTGAGATCTCTACAGCTGCATACCTGCACATCACTGGAAGAGTTGATAATTGGAAACTGTGGATCACTTGCCGCACCAGAGAGCTTGCAGTTCCTTGGCAGCCTTAAGTATTTGAAAGTATTCAGATCCCCTGGTGTGCTTCCATGTTTGGAGAATTTGTCAAAGCAGGGCTATGCTTTATTCCCTGGACTAAAAAGGCTTGTGACCGATGGCCCCTCTGTCTTTACCATGTCAGTCTGCAAGCAACTCAACTCCCTCCAACGCCTAGAACTTGAAAACTGGGAGTTTGTAACGAGACTAACAGAGGGGCAGGAGAGAGGGCTTCAGCTTCTGACATCATTGGAAGAGCTGGAATTCCGGGGTTGCAGTTCCGATCTCAAATATCTTCCTGCGGGGTTGCACAGCCTTCCTTCGCTCAAGAGGTTGAAGGTCAATGGTTGTTTAGGAATCTCAAGGCTGCCGGAAAAGGGCCTCCCATCCTCGCTGCAAGAACTGGATATCAGCAATTGCAGCAAGGTGTTTAATGATCACTGCAAGTCTCTAGCAACAGGGAAGCTAAAGGTCAAAATTGTTGGAAATACACAAACTGCTTAA
- the LOC119287352 gene encoding uncharacterized protein LOC119287352 isoform X2, translated as MDGAIGWLAGSILDTLSAAQLQAWIRRAGLAHDIQMLEAEVEMVDIGYAAVGVRAGDRPLLARSLARLQDLLHQADDLVDELDFHRLLHTFTSPPATASSPGKVVGCNDTPIQSTLADLFIHSPCTDSSSDDALGDQEDVFGGVQLHEKYRGDMDMVTSQVANKRQSFSIWEHYELVDQDGNDCRVKCVRCGSELMVRHGLSPSHLRRHVRSASCENKSEATQFLNRTHSARREQEDIFGAVLVNKKSRGDIYAQSRQGGKTRSPVWEHFVISEADENSRPVKAKCVHCGSELNCGPKHGTSGLKRHIDSAACTKKKHAADKPLNTSSADSIENVETVVIPGSHSRKRSRMDAESTCGTKPKTHLWNKAESLHRIQEITRLLQDISGVLSKVLKLYGSDFVASSNHYRSTISDQHLQTSSVIARKVYGRVTEKDYIIKFMTQDKPDGSFVLPIVGSAGVGKTALAQLVYNDPIVAEHFDQRIWVSVSNNFDELRLSREILDFVSQKQTHEGICSFAKLQEVLKMHITSKRVLLIFDDVWDDSNFRRWSQLLAPLQCGTKGAVILLTTQKLSVAQTVGTVEPIKLRSLAYDDFWLLFKSCAFGDEKYERNQNLSIIGLQIVEKLKGNPLAAATVGELLRRSLTIDHWNNILKNEDWKSLQLSGGIMSALKLSYDQLPYNLQQCFLCCALFPEKYQFLDEELARIWISQGFVKCDNSSKTLEEKGLDYLADLVNLGFFQQVEREETDQTCYIMHDLMHDLARVVSRTEFATIDGLQYCEILPTIRHLSIVSDSGYNADQHGDKPRNKKFEKKMLAGCTSLRKLRTLVFIGQYDMFFKSFQDIFREAHNLRLLQISAASDGLNPLLCSSVNLKHLRYLDIKAADGLGALPQILSKFCHLQVLHVGSYTNPTMPVSIDHVFRLRHLVIEEGAYSSIANIGNLTSLQELPNFVVQNSSGFEITQLQSMKELVRLGVSQLENVKTREEAYGAGLREKQHLKVLHLSWGVASSDGEYGRDMNSVTDWLSEDVIEGLKPQNNLKHLRISGYNGHLSPIWLASVTSLQTLHIEGCGKLEMLTSIEQLPFLRKLKLMKLPSMTEMSIPSLVELVLIQMPKLERFSCISTRDLSSDLRVLKIKKCPAVKIFPLFESSLKFKIEQKSWLPSLRELVIHGCPNLLVPHAIPLSPTISKLSVVDVPTLPRIEGSSGDTLTVGSRSEGYDNFDPSSDVMTTLDCKILAFHNLRGLRYLRIDGCQNLVSIAFTGLGELISLRSLEICSCRKLFSLNVIPEHTRSDETAASCKPLPSLVTLRIKCCGIAGKWLSSMLGYVPALVELFLEDCPGITQLTIEGEEEENIQPYGTSVPVDSSSGGPDDTLLTSSAQDGLLCLPLNLMSSLKKISIRECPHLVFHRNNKDLSGFTCLEKLTIWGCPGLLSSLVDKDGNDDQRNGRWLLPKSLVELEIRGDSPEMLQPCFAGNVTNLKNIEVWFSPSLRSLQLHTCTSLEELIIGNCGSLAAPESLQFLGSLKYLKVFRSPGVLPCLENLSKQGYALFPGLKRLVTDGPSVFTMSVCKQLNSLQRLELENWEFVTRLTEGQERGLQLLTSLEELEFRGCSSDLKYLPAGLHSLPSLKRLKVNGCLGISRLPEKGLPSSLQELDISNCSKVFNDHCKSLATGKLKVKIVGNTQTA; from the exons ATGGACGGCGCGATTGGGTGGCTGGCGGGCAGCATCCTGGACACCCTCTCCGCCGCGCAGCTGCAGGCGTGGATCCGCCGGGCGGGGCTCGCCCATGACATCCAGATGCTCGAGGCGGAGGTCGAGATGGTGGACATCGGATACGCCGCCGTGGGCGTGAGGGCCGGGGACAGGCCGCTGCTGGCCCGCTCCCTCGCCCGCCTCCAGGATCTGCTCCACCAAGCCGACGACCTCGTCGACGAGCTGGACTTCCATCGCCTCCTCCACACTTTCACCTCGCCGCCTGCTACGGCTTCTTCTCCAG GGAAAGTAGTCGGGTGCAATGACACGCCCATACAATCTACGCTCGCCGACCTCTTCATCCACTCCCCTTGTACAGATTCATCCTCAG ATGATGCTTTGGGCGATCAGGAAGACGTATTTGGGGGTGTGCAACTCCATGAAAAATACAGGGGAGATATGGATATGGTGACTAGCCAGGTTGCCAATAAGAGGCAGTCGTTTTCGATATGGGAGCATTACGAGCTCGTGGACCAAGATGGAAACGATTGTCGGGTCAAATGTGTTCGCTGCGGCTCGGAGCTGATGGTTAGGCACGGATTGAGCCCATCGCATTTGAGGCGCCATGTCAGGAGTGCATCTTGTGAGAACAAAAGCGAAGCAACTCAATTTTTGAACCGCACACATAGTGCTCGGAGAGAGCAGGAAGACATATTTGGGGCAGTGCTAGTCAATAAGAAATCAAGGGGAGATATATATGCACAGAGTAGGCAGGGTGGCAAGACACGGTCACCGGTATGGGAGCACTTTGTCATCTCGGAAGCTGATGAGAACAGCAGGCCTGTGAAAGCCAAGTGTGTTCACTGTGGCTCGGAGCTCAACTGTGGACCCAAACATGGGACATCAGGTTTGAAACGCCATATTGATAGTGCAGCTTGTACCAAGAAAAAACATGCAGCCGACAAGCCGCTaaacacttcaag CGCTGACAGTATAGAAAATGTTGAAACTGTTGTGATTCCTGGTTCACACAGCAGAAAAAGGAGTAGAATGGATGCGGAGTCAACATGCGGGACCAAGCCTAAAACACACCTTTGGAACAAGGCTGAATCTTTGCATAGGATACAAGAAATAACTCGCCTGTTACAAGACATATCAGGGGTTCTGAGTAAGGTTCTCAAGTTATATGGATCAGATTTTGTTGCAAGCTCAAATCACTATCGAAGTACAATATCAGATCAACACCTACAAACATCAAGTGTTATTGCAAGGAAAGTCTATGGAAGAGTTACAGAGAAGGACTACATCATAAAGTTCATGACACAAGACAAACCCGATGGTTCATTTGTTCTTCCTATTGTAGGCAGTGCAGGAGTTGGGAAGACTGCTCTTGCTCAGCTTGTATACAATGACCCAATCGTGGCAGAGCACTTTGACCAAAGGATATGGGTTTCGGTGTCTAACAACTTCGATGAACTAAGACTCTCTAGAGAGATCTTAGATTTTGTCTCTCAGAAGCAAACACATGAAGGAATATGCAGCTTTGCCAAGCTTCAGGAGGTCTTGAAGATGCATATCACATCAAAGAGGGTTCTGCTTATTTTTGATGATGTTTGGGATGACTCTAACTTCCGCAGATGGAGCCAACTATTGGCTCCTTTGCAGTGTGGCACAAAGGGTGCTGTGATTCTTTTGACAACTCAAAAATTGTCTGTTGCACAAACTGTTGGTACAGTTGAACCAATTAAGTTACGTAGTTTAGCATATGACGATTTTTGGTTATTATTTAAATCATGTGCATTTGGTGATGAGAAGTATGAAAGGAATCAAAATCTTAGCATCATTGGATTGCAAATAGTAGAGAAGTTAAAGGGAAACCCATTAGCAGCAGCAACAGTAGGGGAACTATTACGAAGGAGCCTTACTATTGATCATTGGAATAACATTCTGAAGAATGAAGATTGGAAATCTCTGCAACTCAGTGGAGGTATAATGTCTGCTCTGAAGCTTAGCTATGATCAGCTCCCCTACAATTTACAACAATGCTTCTTATGTTGTGCTTTATTCCCCGAGAAATATCAGTTCCTcgatgaggagctggcccgaatttgGATTTCCCAGGGATTTGTGAAGTGTGATAATTCAAGTAAGACACTTGAGGAGAAAGGATTGGACTATCTGGCTGATCTTGTGAACTTGGGCTTCTTTCAGCAAGTCGAAAGAGAAGAGACCGATCAAACTTGCTACATTATGCATGATCTTATGCATGATCTTGCTAGGGTAGTCTCAAGAACTGAGTTTGCAACTATAGATGGCCTGCAGTACTGTGAGATCCTGCCAACTATACGCCATTTATCAATAGTAAGTGATTCTGGATACAACGCAGATCAGCATGGAGACAAACCTCGCAATAAGAAGTTTGAGAAGAAAATGCTTGCTGGATGTACATCGCTGAGGAAATTGAGGACATTGGTATTCATTGGGCAGTATGACATGTTCTTCAAATCCTTTCAGGATATATTCCGGGAGGCACATAATTTGCGCCTGCTACAAATTTCTGCAGCATCTGATGGTTTAAATCCTTTACTGTGCAGTTCTGTGAATTTGAAACATCTTCGCTACTTAGACATCAAAGCTGCTGATGGGCTTGGTGCTTTGCCTCAAATTTTGAGCAAGTTTTGCCATCTTCAAGTATTACATGTTGGCTCATACACCAATCCTACTATGCCTGTCAGCATTGACCATGTTTTTAGGTTGCGGCATCTTGTTATAGAAGAGGGGGCATACTCTTCCATTGCTAACATTGGTAACCTGACATCTCTTCAGGAGCTACCCAATTTTGTGGTTCAGAATTCAAGCGGCTTTGAGATAACACAACTCCAGTCCATGAAAGAGCTTGTACGACTTGGGGTGTCTCAACTTGAAAATGTTAAAACTCGGGAGGAGGCTTATGGGGCAGGATTAAGAGAGAAGCAACACTTGAAAGTGTTGCACTTGTCCTGGGGAGTTGCCTCGTCAGATGGTGAATATGGTAGGGACATGAACTCTGTTACAGATTGGTTGTCGGAGGATGTTATCGAGGGCCTTAAACCACAGAATAACCTAAAGCATCTGCGGATATCTGGGTACAATGGGCATCTCTCCCCAATTTGGCTTGCCTCGGTTACCTCTTTGCAAACGCTTCATATAGAGGGTTGTGGAAAATTGGAAATGCTTACATCTATTGAACAGCttccttttcttagaaagctgaagTTGATGAAACTGCCAAGTATGACAGAAATGTCAATTCCTTCATTGGTGGAACTGGTATTAATTCAAATGCCGAAGTTGGAGCGGTTTTCCTGCATTTCCACTAGGGACTTGAGCTCTGATTTAAGGGTTCTGAAGATTAAGAAGTGTCCTGCAGTGAAGATCTTTCCTCTATTTGAGagctcgctgaaatttaaaatcgaGCAGAAGTCATGGTTGCCCAGTCTGAGGGAACTCGTTATCCATGGATGTCCTAATTTACTTGTGCCACATGCCATtcctctatcacctacaatttccaaACTATCAGTCGTTGACGTTCCAACACTCCCAAGGATAGAGGGATCTTCTGGTGACACATTAACAGTTGGATCCAGAAGTGAGGGCTATGATAATTTTGATCCTTCTTCTGATGTGATGACTACACTGGATTGCAAAATTTTGGCATTCCACAACCTGAGGGGCCTCAGATACTTGCGTATAGATGGTTGCCAAAATCTAGTGTCTATTGCATTCACAGGATTAGGGGAACTTATTTCTTTAAGGAGTTTGGAAATATGTAGCTGTCGAAAACTTTTCTCGTTAAATGTTATACCAGAGCATACCCGTTCAGATGAGACAGCTGCAAGTTGCAAGCCCCTCCCATCTCTCGTCACTCTCAGAATTAAGTGTTGTGGAATAGCAGGAAAGTGGCTATCTTCGATGCTGGGATATGTGCCGGCCCTGGTGGAATTATTTTTAGAGGACTGCCCTGGGATAACACAGTTAACgatagaaggagaagaagaagaaaacattcAACCTTATGGTACCTCAGTTCCAGTGGATTCATCATCAGGAGGTCCAGATGACACATTGCTGACAAGCTCAGCCCAAGATGGACTCTTGTGCCTTCCACTAAATCTCATGTCCTCTCTCAAGAAGATATCGATTCGGGAGTGCCCCCATCTAGTATTTCACAGGAATAACAAAGACTTGTCTGGATTTACCTGCCTTGAGAAGCTAAcaatttggggatgccccgggctgCTCTCATCTTTGGTGGATAAAGATGGAAATGATGATCAGAGGAACGGAAGATGGCTCCTACCGAAATCACTTGTAGAACTCGAGATCCGTGGTGATTCACCGGAAATGCTGCAGCCCTGTTTTGCAGGGAATGTAACCAACCTCAAAAATATAGAAGTGTGGTTCAGCCCAAGTCTGAGATCTCTACAGCTGCATACCTGCACATCACTGGAAGAGTTGATAATTGGAAACTGTGGATCACTTGCCGCACCAGAGAGCTTGCAGTTCCTTGGCAGCCTTAAGTATTTGAAAGTATTCAGATCCCCTGGTGTGCTTCCATGTTTGGAGAATTTGTCAAAGCAGGGCTATGCTTTATTCCCTGGACTAAAAAGGCTTGTGACCGATGGCCCCTCTGTCTTTACCATGTCAGTCTGCAAGCAACTCAACTCCCTCCAACGCCTAGAACTTGAAAACTGGGAGTTTGTAACGAGACTAACAGAGGGGCAGGAGAGAGGGCTTCAGCTTCTGACATCATTGGAAGAGCTGGAATTCCGGGGTTGCAGTTCCGATCTCAAATATCTTCCTGCGGGGTTGCACAGCCTTCCTTCGCTCAAGAGGTTGAAGGTCAATGGTTGTTTAGGAATCTCAAGGCTGCCGGAAAAGGGCCTCCCATCCTCGCTGCAAGAACTGGATATCAGCAATTGCAGCAAGGTGTTTAATGATCACTGCAAGTCTCTAGCAACAGGGAAGCTAAAGGTCAAAATTGTTGGAAATACACAAACTGCTTAA